From the Pomacea canaliculata isolate SZHN2017 linkage group LG4, ASM307304v1, whole genome shotgun sequence genome, one window contains:
- the LOC112562177 gene encoding protein-tyrosine sulfotransferase 1-like, with translation MGVCRPSTRRKYFLLLLLLSAVYLLYLLFPCPQRSSYVMVPRDKVHFMYDGDNRAIPYDENMEVIFIGGMPRSGTTLMRVMLDAHPLVRCGEETRVIPRILGLRTQWERTPMEKKRLEAAGLSSEVLDSAVRAFIMEIIAKHGEAAPRLCNKDPFTLKSAIYLSQQFPQAKFILMVRDGRAVVHSIITRKVTISGFDLGNYRLCLQKWNQAMEYMYTQCLRVGPARCMPVYYEQLALHPRDWMGKILHFLSLPWNESVMHHQDFIGEKGGISLSRTEKSTDQVIKPVNIEALSKWVGEIPDDVVSDMHNIAPMLLTLGYDPYANPPNYGKPDPEVADNTLHIRTNREFWKQKEKDIFDHLDVDENPKQRPSKNGVVELGIREGQGQGHENDANRYANESGRSR, from the exons ATGGGTGTTTGTCGACCCTCTACCCGCCGTAAGTACTTTCTGCTACTGCTGCTCCTGTCGGCAGTGTATCTGTTGTACCTGCTCTTCCCGTGTCCACAGCGCTCCAGTTACGTGATGGTGCCGCGCGACAAGGTGCATTTTATGTACGATGGCGACAACCGCGCCATCCCCTACGACGAGAACATGGAGGTCATCTTCATTGGGGGCATGCCGCGCAGCGGTACCACCCTCATGCGCGTGATGCTGGACGCGCATCCGCTGGTGCGCTGCGGTGAAGAGACCCGTGTCATTCCGCGCATCCTGGGCCTGCGTACGCAGTGGGAGCGAACCCCGATGGAGAAGAAGCGGCTGGAGGCGGCGGGACTCAGCAGCGAGGTTCTGGACTCCGCTGTGCGGGCCTTCATCATGGAGATCATCGCTAAGCATGGCGAGGCGGCGCCGCGCCTGTGCAACAAGGACCCTTTCACGCTCAAGTCAGCCATCTACCTGTCGCAGCAGTTCCCGCAGGCCAAGTTCATCCTAATGGTGCGCGACGGCCGCGCCGTGGTGCACTCCATTATTACGCGCAAGGTCACCATTTCGGGCTTTGACCTGGGCAACTACCGCCTATGCCTGCAGAAGTGGAACCAGGCCATGGAGTACATGTACACGCAGTGTCTGCGTGTGGGCCCCGCCCGTTGCATGCCGGTGTACTACGAGCAGCTTGCCCTCCACCCACGTGATTGGATGGGCAAGATCTTGCACTTCCTCAGCCTGCCCTGGAACGAGTCTGTTATGCACCATCAGGACTTCATCGGCGAGAAGGGCGGCATCTCTCTGTCAAG GACTGAGAAGTCTACAGACCAGGTAATCAAACCCGTCAACATCGAGGCTCTGTCCAAATGGGTGGGCGAGATCCCGGATGATGTCGTCAGCGACATGCACAACATCGCGCCTATGCTGCTGACACTTGGCTACGACCCCTATGCCAACCCCCCGAACTATGGGAAGCCCGACCCGGAAGTGGCAGACAACACGCTGCACATACGGACCAACCGTGAGTTCTGGAAGCAGAAGGAGAAGGACATTTTCGACCACCTGGACGTGGACGAAAACCCCAAGCAGCGACCGTCCAAGAATGGGGTGGTAGAACTGGGGATCCGGGAAGGCCAGGGTCAAGGACACGAGAATGACGCAAACAGATATGCAAATGAGTCTGGCAGAAGTAGATGA